In Priestia filamentosa, the DNA window ATCTCAATCACAATGTAAAAAAGGATATTCTCCACTATATCAAAGCTACTCACTTGAAGAGGGACAACTATTTATTCCAGTCTACTAAAACGGAAAAACCTATTACACGTCAACAAGCCTATCGTGTTATTAGTCATGCTGCAAAGGTCGTTGGAATACAAGGGAAAATTGGAACAAATTCTTTACGTAAAACTTTTGGATTTCACGCCTATAAACGGGGGGTTTCCATTTCTTTACTTAAGGAGTATTTTAATCATTCAACGCCTTCAGAAACCCTTAAATATCTTGGAATCTCTAAACATGAAAAAATTAAAACTGTAATCGATGTCAACCTTTAAATAAATTATTTTCATCCATATGTAAACTATTTGAGGGAGGGATTTTACATTGAATATCCGAGAAAGTGAACTTCCAGGTATCGGTTATAAATTTGAAATTATCACAAAAAATCAAGACAAGCTGGTGATTGTTATCCATGATGATGGTAGGAGAGAAATTTATCATTTTGACGCAGATGACTATGATGAAGTTGTAAGCAGTTCCACATTCAATGACTCAGAATCCAGACAAATTGCAGGAATTTTAGGCGGCATGGCCTATAAACCTAAAGATCTAGAAACAATTGATTTTGCATTTGATGATGTAATCATTGAATGGTACAAAGTAGAGCCTAATGCACCTGCTGTGAATAAAACAATTGGTGAGATTGATATCAGAAATAACTTTGGGGTTACTGTTATCGCCATAAAGAAAAAAAAGACTAAAAAGTCTCATAATCCAGGTCCAGATACTGTTATTGAAGTAGGAGACACATTAGTTATCTCGGGGGAAAGAAGCCAATTAAAAGAACTAATTAGCAAGTTACTATCAAATAAGGAGAGAATGATATAAATGGATCATTTGGTATTTGAAGTCGGCACTGCACTTATCATTGTAGCCATCGGATCAATTATTGCGAACAAGCTTAAATTTTCCATTATTCCATTTTTGATTATTCTAGGGATGATGGTAGGACCACACGCCCCGGAAATTGGAATTATTGACTTAACCTTTATTGGAAGTAACGACTTTATCCAATTCATGGGGCGAATTGGGGTGCTATTTTTACTTTTCTACTTAGGGCTAGAATTTTCTGTTGGTAAACTGATGAAATCAGGGCGGGATATAGTCGTTGGGGGAAGTATCTATGTAGCAATGAACTTTGCTTTAGGTCTTTTATATGGATTTGTTGCAGGTATGCCTTGGATGGAGACTCTTATTATTGCCGGACTCCTTAGCGTATCCTCTAGTGCCATTGTAGCGAAAGTGCTGGTTGATTTAAAAAGAACAGCAAATCCTGAAACGGAGCTAATTCTGGGGATTATTTTATTTGATGATATCTTTTTAGCTTTATTTTTAACCACAATGTCAGGGGTCCTACTTGCAGGCTCAACTTCCGCCCTCGGTATTATCACTTCTGTTCTTATTTCTGTTGGTTATATGTTACTGTTTTTTATTATTGCACGAAAAGGTGCACCTCTATTAAATAAATGGTTGAATATAAAATCCGACGAGATTTTCATTATCGTTATATTTGCTATCTTATTTTTTGTTTCTGGATTTTCAGAAACGCTTCACGTAGCAGAAGCCATTGGTGCTTTATTATTAGGTTTAGTTTTTTCAGAAACTAAGCATCGGGATCGTATTGAACATTTGGTCGTTCCGTTTAGAAACTTCTTCGGAGCCATTTTCTTCTTCAGCTTCGGACTAAGTATTGACCCATCAACATTAACTAATGCAATTTGGTTAGCACTAGGTGCTGCTATAATAACGATTGTCGGAAATTTTGTTGCTGGCATGATTTCTGGAAGAAAAGCAGGGCTATCTCACAAAGCTTCTTCTAGTATTGGTTTAACCATCATGGCTCGAGGAGAATTTTCAATCATTGTAGCTGATTTAGGGGTTACAGCAGGTTTAAATCCTATTTTGACTCCTTTTACTGCCCTTTATGTTCTTATATTAGCCATTATAGGGCCACTTATGACGAAGGAAAGCAAAAATATCTACGGTGGTTTAAATAAGATTTTTAAATGGAGTAAAGCACCTGAAAAGAAAAAGATAGAACTTCCAGGTGAATAAACTAGTATCCTATGTATATAATAGGACCGTTGAGTTAACTCCACCACCTCGTTTTTAATCCTCTAATTTCAACATAATAATAATGACTTCAATAAAAAGAGAGATGCTATAGCATCTCCCTTTTTTATTTTATGATCAACCTTTTATTAATGGGAACGTCCAAATCGGACGTTCCATATTTTATATCTGAAAAGCAACAATACTATTTAACAAAGCCAATAGAAAAAAAGCGCAAACTCGTTGATAAACGACAGGTTCGCTCCCTTTCTTTTAGATATACTTTTATGAGCTGGTGTCCAGTCCATGCTCCTGTAAAAACTTCTTACAAAAGAGACCATGTTATGAAGGCTAGAAGTCAACCGAATAGATTGTTGTATGATAAAGACTAATTATAGACAAGCCTTGATATTCTTTAGATAAATGAAGAGTGAGAGATTGTTAGCTGCATTAGATTTTATGATGCTCTCCCCTAGTTTAGTTGTACCTCCTTTCTTCTGATTGTATAATCAATTTTTATTCTATTTTAATATCATTAGAGATAGAACAAAATTTCATAGTAACCATATCTTTTGATTTTTTGTACTCCAACTATAATTACTGTTCTTTTGAGATATTATTATTTCTTTTTACTAAGAGAACGATGGCAATGACAAAAGCAATTACACTATATATCCAGGTAAACATAAAAGCTAACCCCAAACCGATATTGGCATCTGCATAATGATTATTCATATCATATATGGCTAGATAGAGAAGTGGTGCGCCTCCAATAATCAACAAGGGTATTAAGAGAATATTCTTTTTCGTCTTTCTTGTTGTTAGGAAAACGAGTAGGAAAGACGCCAGAAGAAAAAATTCCGAAGCTATTGTCAAAATTAACAGTTTGTTCATACTAAATCTTCTCCTTTTCAATAGTCTTTTTATAAAACCTATAGAATGACCCAAACTTACTTAAAAGACAGACAAATGAATGGTCTCCCTTTATAAGCATTAGACGATAAAATCATTAAATAGGTTTTTCTCTTTTTGAATATATTTTTCAAAAATGCAAATCATATTACAAAATGAGTTAACGTAAAACATGCCCTAGGAATTTAAAAACTAGTTTCTTTCATTAGCAGTTAATTATGACTTAAAGATTCCATATAATGTACATTATGAGTAGGAAAAGCCCTTGTATTCTCAGAGAATATAAGGGCTTTGTCATATAATTACTTTGTTATGTTTATCCTTTTCTTTACAAAAAAAGACCTCACTTAAAATGTAGATGAAGTAAAGCAAGGATCATTAAAACAGATAATCAAAGATGTACTGAGCAGGTTTGTGCTTTTATCACTTCCTCTAATCAACATTATGGTAACTAATCATTACTGAATTTCCTTCAATAAAAAGAAACCCTTTGCTCAGCACTAGCAAAGGGTTTTTACATATGGGGGAATACATTAACAGTATGGACAGTTTTGTAGATTAATATACACGTATGTTTATATATCTTATTCTTTGTTCAAGGTACGACAAGGGTGGGTGTGGTAGGTGTGGGGACGTTTTCCATTTCAAAAGAAAACATGAGAACAGTATAAAAGGATGTCTCTTTACGTGAAAGAGAAGTAAGTCAGCGACAAGGGGATTTGTGGCAAGTGTAGGGAACACTTCCACAGACACATAGTAGTTGCCACCTTGAAAATATACAAATAAAGGCCTGGATTTTGCATTTATCTTATGGTTATGTAGAACACCAATACTGAATGCAAAATTCAAGCCTTTTAATGATCCTTTGTTTTATGTGCTTTATTGAGAAGTATTAATTATCTTGATTTAATTGTTCCCATTCACTTAAGTACATTCGGTTTGTAATATTCTTAGGATTATCTATCTTACATATAAATTCTAGGCTATTTCCATCCGGGTCGTTAAAATGAATTTTGGCATGAGCCATACCACTGTGTGCCATAACAAATGGTTCAACAGGTTTAAAACCAAATGCCTCTCTAGGCTTATATCCTCTTTCGTTTAACCATGAAACAGAATGTCTTAAACCCTCTAAAGAAACTTGAAAAGCAATGTGCCTTATGGAAGGATGATATTCCAGTTCTACTTTATCTGTCTCCCAAAGTCCTAACCAACTTTTATTCTTTTCAATCCACAAAAATGCCAACCTATCCTCATGATTATGCGAAAATTCTAGACCAAGTCCTTTATAAAATTCTATGGAACGTTTTAAGTTGCTCACGGGCAAATGTGCTTCATATAATCCTTCGATCATTCCTTTCCTCCCTCCCTCACTACATTATACAAAAAAACCCAATTACCCACTTGAAATTCCTACTTTTTAGGAATTGTTTATACACAAAACGTCTGTAAAAGTACACTTTTACGGTCGGTTATTACGCGAACTATCTGTTTGTGTTTCAAAAGTATAGCTTTTTCGATCCTAACCGAATCTTCGTTTTGCGAAATATCCCTTTTCCATTCTCTCCTTATCCACTTCGTTAATCTTCAAAAAATGAGTCCAATGTTCAAAATAGGGATGATGCGCAAACAGAAAGAGGGGTTGCCCTTTCCCATTAGATCGCTCCGCACGTCGATACACTCTGACAATGTGTCCAGACTTGATTAACACTCTTATCCATCTATTGACTGTACGCTCGTTTATTTGACAAAGTTTTGCGAGGCTTTTTCCTGTGATGTACACAAATCCTCGTTTAGCTCCATAAGCACACAACATGTCTAAAAACCGTCTCGTGCCTTCCTTGAGCCTTTCCCATACATACTTTAAATCTTTTCTAATTCCATACATCAGTACAGCTTTCATGTGCTGTTTTTCAACCACAGTCGAGGCATACGGCGGATAATTCAACATTTCTTTGATTTGTTGTCTCTCCGCAATTGTTGTCATTTGTGAGTCACTCCTGTCATTGATACTGAGCAAGGATCGCTCTCATTCTTTCCATTTCTTCATCTTCGGATTCTGTGCTTACTTCTTCTCCAAACTCCACTGTAACTCCTTTTTGCTGTTTCTCTATAAGGGGTACCTTTAACAAAACGCAGATTAACAACGCTAAGGGATGTAGAACGTAAGAATCCATTGATATGTCAATGTTAAGGGAACCTTCCTAATGTCCATATGTCAGAAAGTCCCTCCATCAAATGAAATATTGCATAACTTGAATACAGGCTTTTTGACATAATGAATTCAAAGGATATTAGGCTTGTCATAAAGCATGCTTTTTGAAATGCCACATCCATAAGTTTTTCTTCTTAGCGTAGCAAAATTTAATTATTTTCATATCCAAATTCCTTAACGTTGTAAATCCGCGTTTTGCTAAAGGTACCCCCTTTTGACCAGATGACAAAATGTTTTTGTATTAAATTTTTACTCTCTATCAGTTAAAATGAGCAATAGAGTGATTTATTATTTTTTGGGAGAAGCAGGAGGGGAAAACATGAAGGTTTATCAGGTTCCAGCACAAGCTGACGATGAGTTGCAAAAAAAGATTGCTGATTTATTAATGCAGCAAATGACTCGTACTCACACGGAAGAAACTTATCAAACATTATTAAATGGGATTCAACAATCACTACAAGAAGGTTCCTTATCAAAAATTGTTGTAGCAGAAGAGCATAGCACAGTTTTAGGACTAGCTTTTTTTAATATTGGTATTAGCTTAAAAAAAGGCGGAAAATATATTTGGCTGAATGACCTATTTGTTCACAAGGAACATCGTAATCGTGGGATTGCAAAAAAAATCTTACTTCATGTTATTCGTTGGGCTGAAAATGAAGGATTAAAAGGAATTGAACTTCAAACAGGAATCAACAACTCTGTTACAAAGCACTTATATAATTCTTTAGGATTTCATGACATTATTTCAAAACGATATGGGTTCACTTTTTAATGAACATCATTTATCAAATTGAAAAACAGTGCTCCAATTAAAAAAACGGACGAAAAAAAGCAGGATTACTCCTGCCCTATAATCCCTTTAACTAAAAAATGTTGATTAGCAGTAATCAAGGCTTTATATACAAGTTTTAGGGGCAGCACTCTGTGCATCAACAAAAACAGTAACCTATTCTGAGTTAGTGGGAGGGAGTTGTTTAAAAATGATCAAATAAACCCGCATTCTACCGTTTTTTAAACAACTCCCTCATTAAAGTAAGGTTTTTCTCTTGTTTTCTTGGTTTTTCTCAGTATTTTAAATTTCTTTTCATGAACATCTTGTGATTGGTTATACCCAAACACCCCTTTAAACCTTATCCAAATAGGTATTTGGGCATAACAACTTTTTTGAAGCGTCGAGCTTTTATATTCAAACTCACAGTTTTCAATTATTCCGTTACTTTTTTAGCTTCTACAATGCGTTTCATCGCCTTGATTTGACCGATATGGTCCGCTTCATGGTAAAGCATCATGCCGTAAAGCTCACCTACTGTTTCTAATCCTAAGAACGGTTCCGAAAGCTTTTTTTCAAATGATTCTTCTGGAATTACTTTAATGCGCTGTGCTTGTTCTTGTAATTGGGACATTAACTCTTCTAATGAAGGACCTTCTGTATTCCATTCAGATGGTTTTGTGCCATTTCCAAAAAGGCTAGGATACTCGCTTGGTAAATGCTTAAACTCTTTGCCAAACATGAATAACTCTGCCGCAGATAGTACGTGACCAATATGCCAGCGAATTGTGTTGTTGAAACCCTCTGGCTGCTTGTCCGCAGTTTCAGAATCCAACGTTTGCATAAATTTAATTAAAGACCCACGAGTTAACTCAAATTGTTTTAAACCTATTATTCTATTCATTTAATCAGTTCCTTTCTCATCTACTTTCTAATTCAATGTACCAGAAATAAACACGAAATACTCTTAAAAAAACTTAACGAAATGTTATTTTATTGATTTAACTAGTTTCTCTAATCGGTTTCATAACTATTAATTTATGGAGCTTTTGGTATTTCATCTCTTTTATTAGGATATATAACTGAACATTACGGAGTTCGGATAACATTCTTAGTAGCAACAATCCTTTTTTTTATTTCTTGTCTTCTCGCTCTTTTTAATAGGAGAGACCTTTTCCATCCTGAAACTTCAAAAAATGCAAAAGGTAAAGCAGGCTAATCATTGCCTTGCTTTACCTTTTGTTTTTCTCATTCCAATAATCTATGTTAGGGGTACCGTCACATGCCCATCAAGTTAAGCTAAAATAATGCCCCAAAAACGAAAAAACGCTATGCTTCTTGTAAGAGCCTATGAGAAGGATGGTGTTTTTTGATGAATTCGATCATTTCAGAGGAACTCACACTTTTCGCACAAGAACTTAAGCGCTTTTTATCACCTGCAATCCTACAAAAGATGGCGAAAGAAATTGGTTTTGTCAGACGGAAAAGTAAGTATCAAGCAAACGAACTCATTGCCCTTTGCGTCTGGCTCAGTCAAGAAATCGCTAGCACTTCACTTACACAACTGTGTAGTCGATTAGAAGCTTCCACTGGGGTACTGATGAGCCCAGAAGGACTGAACCAACGTTTTAATCCAGCAGCTGTGGCGTTTCTTCGAGAAGTTTTCACTTCTCTTCTCACACAAAAACTCTGTTCAAATCAATCGCTTTCTGCACACATGATTTCTACTTTCAATCGTATCCGTATTTTAGATGCGACAGTGTTTCAACTGCCTGATTATTTCGCCACCGACTATCAAGGTTCAGGTGGAAGTAGTAATACGGCAGGAGTGAAAATCCAATTGGAATATGATTTACTGAGTGGTCAATTTCTTAACGTGCAGCTTGGACCAGGAAAGAATAACGATAAAACATACGGTACCATCTGCCTTGAAACCGTAGAGGCCAGCGATTTATGTTTGCGTGATCTTGGTTACTTCGATTTAGGAGACTTACAAACCATTCATGATAAAGAGGCTTACTATATCTCGCGGTTGAAGCTGAATACACGCATTTATATCAAGAATCCTGAGCCAGAATACTTCAAAAGTGGCACGTTAAAAAAGCAAACAGAGTACATCCAGCTTGATATGAAACAAATGATGTCTAATCTAACTTCTGGTGAAACGATGGAAATCCCTGAGGGATACATTGATCAAAACCAGAAGCTTCCAGCACGTGTCATTATCCATCGTTTAACCGACGATCAAACACAAACACGCTTGAAAAACCAAGCGATACGTGAAAAGAAGAAAGGCATTGCCATGAAAGGTAAAAGTAAACGTTTAATGGGCATGAATGTATATATTACGAACACGTCGCTAGAAGAAGTACCGACGAGTTTCGTGCATGCATTGTATTCACTTCGTTGGCAGATCGAGATTTTGTTTAAAACGTGGAAGTCATTCTTTGAAATTGATGAATGTAAAAATAGTAAAAGAGAACGCCTAGAGTGCCATTTATATGGACAACTCATTGGTATTCTCCTCTGTTCTTCTACGATGTTCCAAATGCGACAGCTTCTGCTTGAAAAGAAAAAGCAGGAGCTGAGTGAATACAAAGCGATTTATATGATTAAAGATTACTTTTCATTACTGTTTCAGGCGATAGCAATTGGTACAGAAGAACTTTTGAACGTTCTGTATCACCTTTATCAGCTACTCAAAAAGAACGGCCGTAAATGTCATCGGTATAAGAAGATGACCGTCTTTGATATTCTAGGGGTTGTGTATGAAACGACGATGAAGCATAGACAAGCTGCCTAGCGAAAAAGTTGCGTTTTAATAAGCTTCTTTGGCATGCCTATCTTTTCATCACTCGCTAGTTTTGAGACAAGGATCTTTTCGTATTTAGTAATTTACGTTGTTAGCTTGATGGGCATGTGACGCTACCCCTATATCTAGAAGAATACTAAAACAGGGTATGGAGATGTTAAGCATGCGCCTAATGAGGATGGTGACACACTATCATGAATGGATACTGGGCGGTCTTTGTTATGAGTATGCTTATTATCTTAATTTAACTAAAGCTTTGAGGCTATATGAACAATAAAAAAGGGACAAATTCATTGGTAGAAATGAATTTGTCCTTTTTGGGGTAGTATCAAAGCTGTCACCACCCGCAATAAGGAAATGTCAAGATCAATAAGTTATTTAAGTTTAATACTTCTAACATGCATTCCCCCTCCTGTGTTGGATGGGGGTATAATAAAGTTGTTAATTTTTTTATAAAGGATGCTTTAGCAATAAAGCCGTTTAAATTCTAAGTCTTATTCCACAATCGCGCCCGATTGCTGAAGATTATAACTACCAAATTGTTATAAAAATAGATTAGTTCTTATTGAACTAACGCACCCTATAGTTTAAGTTCAATATTTAACAAAGTTTCCCAATAGTTAATAATTTCACATATTTTCTCTGATATCCTTTGAAAAATCAAGGACTTTCAACCATACCTTTGATTCAACAAAAAGACGATGAATTATCACCGCCGTAAATAATTGTTAATCTGTAAATTTATTTTTGAAATAAAGGTAATCAACCTTATGTTTTGTGGCCATTAGTTGTGATGCAAGTATTGCGGTGTAGATAGTTGTTAATAGTATGCCAAAAATTGATATGCCTAATAATGAGTCCTTATTATTCAAAATAACAACCTCCATTTCTAAATGAATATATAGGAATACATCTTTGATTTTTCAATTTTTAAGGTTTTAGAATGACTTTTATACAATTATCGGTCCTTGTGTCGAAAACTTCGTATCCATGCTTTGCCTGGTCTAATGGAAGAACATGTGTAATTACATCACCAATATCAACCTTTCCTTCAGATATAAGATTATAAAGAAAAGGCATATACGGAATAACTGGGGCCTGACCCGTTTTAATATCAACATTTCTTTGGAAGATGTCTCCTAACGGGAAACCATTATAACGTCCCCCATAAACACCGGTAATTTGGATGGTCCCAGCTTTGCGTACAGCCTGAGACGCAATAACAAGCCCGCCCATTGCACCGCCATGAAGCTTCATTCCGGATGCAAGATATTCAAGAGGAGTCATCTTGCCACTCATACCTGAACAATCAATAACGATATCTGCTCCGCCTTGTGTTATCTCTCTTAAATATTCTCCAACGTTCTCATGTTCTTCAAAATTTACAGTCTCCACTTTATTGGTTCGTTTCGCATGTTCAAGACGGTAATTGAGATAATCGACCGCAATAACTCGCTCAGCACCTTTAAACCAGGCAAATTTTTGAGCCAGGAGACCTACTGGACCGCATCCTAAAACGATGACAGTATCACCAGCTTTGACACCAGAGTGATCTACACTCCAATAAGCTGTTGAGGCTGCATCTGCAAGTAACACTAACTTTTCATCTTCTACTTCGCAATTCTCTGGTATTTTGAAGGGAGTAAAGTTTCCATATGGAACTCGCATATATTCAGCTTGTCCGCCAGCAAATCCACCGGTTGTTTCTGAATATCCAAAGAAACCGCCCATTTCACCATGAGGGTTTGAATTATCACATTGGCTGGTTATGTCATGGTTACAGTACCAGCAATGCCCGCAGCTTACATTAAAGGGAATAATTACCCGATCCCCTTTTTTCAATTTTGTTACTTCCGGTCCTACTTCTTCGACTACCCCCATCGGTTCATGGCCTATTACGTAATCAGTTGGCATATTGGGAATCATTTGATGAATCAAATGCAAATCGGATCCGCATATAGCAGAAGATGTTATTTTTATAATGATATCATCGCCATTTTTAATTTTTGGGTCTTTTACTTCTTTAACCTGGACATTTTTACTCCCCTGGTACGTGACAGCTTTCATTTTTCTCTAACCTCCATTATTTTATTTATTAGGCGTTGCGAACATTCCAAGTCTATCCGTATCATTCGGGAATAAGTTCATCTCGGCAATCATTAAAGCATTGTCGGCAGATTTAAGATCCAACTCAACTTGCTTGCCAACATCGTTTGGATATAGCCAGCCCTTGCTTATCATCAATTCAGATATCTCTGTGTGTAAATCAATGGATTGTTCCATTTGTCTGTATAATGCCTCTCTTAACTCCAGGCTCGCTGTTTCAGTTAATGCAATGGCATATGTATGAATGCCCGTTTTAACTGAAAGAAGAAACTCCAATGCAATTCCTGAATATGCCATTTCTGGCATATGTTCAGCCCCTTGTGGATCCAAATAATCTATTTCCATTTTTTTCACCTCACTCTATATAATTGGTTCTTGCCCCTTTATAAAATTCTTTAAGTTCATTTATCGCTGCAATTGACTGTTGAACATCTTTTTCCATCAGTGCTTTTAAATCATTATCGAAGCAAAGCCCCTGCATAAGCTTTGATTTCAATAAGCATACAGTTTTCAGGTTTAATATCTCATGTGTTTCCATTGTTTCATGATAAGCCAAGATTTCCTTCTCCATGACTTCACCTCCTGCCTAAAAGTTAAAATTCCTTTATGATGCGAATATTATTCAATGAAATATTACTGGTTATGGGATATTTTTGGTGGAATGTGAATCTCCTGACTGAAGCAAGATAAGAGAAGTTTTTAAAGATTGGAGAGATACTCTTGACAAGATATTTAGGACTTCATGAAACATTGGAGACACTCGAGTTAATTGCATTTAAAACAGTATGTTTAACAAAAGCTGCAACTATGAGCAAATTGCTTCCTGATGGAGATCTTAAAACGATTCTTTCTGATGATTTAGAATCAGGAAGTCAAGATCTGGAGCAGCTTCAGACCTTTATTACAAAACGGAAGGAGACTCACAATGACTAATATCCTGCAAAATATGGCTGGAATGGGAGGATTGACAGAACGGGCAATCGCCTCAGATTTTCTGATTTCATCTAAATCTGCGGTCAGAAATCTCGCATTTGCTATTACGGAAACAGCTACACCTGAACTTAAATCAGCTCTTCGTGAGCAATTAAGAAATGCAGTGGATACACATGCCAAGATAACAGAATATATGACTGCCAATGGATATTACCACCCTAATCATTTAGACGATCAATTAAATGTGAGACTGCAGGATGCACATACCGCTTTAAACCTTAAAGATCAATAGGGGCAGTAACGTATGTTTTATTCAATAAAAAATCAGCTGCTATTAAACAGCTGATTTTTTCCTTTAATAGGGGTAGTGACAGCTTCGCTGGTACTACCCCTTTTTATCAAAAATCTATCTTAGGTTCGTTGATTCTAACTAGTGTTTTAAGAAACGGACAAGTTCCTTTGATGACCATGTTCTAATGTTGTTTCATAACCGCGCCCTTTAGTTCAATAAAAATGGTAGTTATTTACTCTTTTCCATGACTGCAAAGTAATTTTCTTCACTATCTGCAAAGTTAAATACTCTACCAGAAGGTATATTTACAATTTCTCCGACTGTAACATTTTTATTTGATAAATCTTTATATAATTTATCGAGATTCTCTGTAAAAAACAGTAAAGAAGGTGTACCAAGATTTAATTCAGGATCCATCTTAGCAACGAATTCTTTATTTTGTAGAATGATACTTGTTTCTGAATCCTTTGTTGGAGCAATTTCAATCCATCTCATTCCTTGACCATTATCTTGTTCAGAAATTACACTAAACCCTACCTTTTCAGTCCAAAACTTCACTATCTCATCTTGATTCTCTACATATACCATAATTTGACCGACTTTATTAATCATTAGTTTCCCCCTGAATATTTTGGTTTTATTATTAGTTTCTATCACTCCTACGAATAAACCTTTTTAATCTAATCTTCACTAATAGAAAAGGGAAACGTTATTGCTAGAAAAACAGTCCGTAAAAGTATAATTTTACGGACTTTTCCATTACTTAATATCTACATTTAAACTTCAACGGTTAACATAAAACTGATTTAGCTGTAAATTTATAAAAAGAGGCATTCATTACTGATTAATAATTTAATCAGCAATAAATAACAAATCCTCATAATTAACAACGAATAGGTAACTCAACACTAAAAGTCGTTCCTTCTTTTTCTGTACTATTTACATAAATATGACCTTCATGCATTTTGACAATGGTCCAGACAATCGATAGGCCCAGTCCAGTTCCTTCCACGGTATGTGTACGTGAAGTATCTACTCGATAGAAGCGATCAAATATCCTTTC includes these proteins:
- a CDS encoding spore coat protein, whose translation is MEIDYLDPQGAEHMPEMAYSGIALEFLLSVKTGIHTYAIALTETASLELREALYRQMEQSIDLHTEISELMISKGWLYPNDVGKQVELDLKSADNALMIAEMNLFPNDTDRLGMFATPNK
- a CDS encoding IS4 family transposase, which gives rise to MNSIISEELTLFAQELKRFLSPAILQKMAKEIGFVRRKSKYQANELIALCVWLSQEIASTSLTQLCSRLEASTGVLMSPEGLNQRFNPAAVAFLREVFTSLLTQKLCSNQSLSAHMISTFNRIRILDATVFQLPDYFATDYQGSGGSSNTAGVKIQLEYDLLSGQFLNVQLGPGKNNDKTYGTICLETVEASDLCLRDLGYFDLGDLQTIHDKEAYYISRLKLNTRIYIKNPEPEYFKSGTLKKQTEYIQLDMKQMMSNLTSGETMEIPEGYIDQNQKLPARVIIHRLTDDQTQTRLKNQAIREKKKGIAMKGKSKRLMGMNVYITNTSLEEVPTSFVHALYSLRWQIEILFKTWKSFFEIDECKNSKRERLECHLYGQLIGILLCSSTMFQMRQLLLEKKKQELSEYKAIYMIKDYFSLLFQAIAIGTEELLNVLYHLYQLLKKNGRKCHRYKKMTVFDILGVVYETTMKHRQAA
- a CDS encoding helix-turn-helix domain-containing protein translates to MTTIAERQQIKEMLNYPPYASTVVEKQHMKAVLMYGIRKDLKYVWERLKEGTRRFLDMLCAYGAKRGFVYITGKSLAKLCQINERTVNRWIRVLIKSGHIVRVYRRAERSNGKGQPLFLFAHHPYFEHWTHFLKINEVDKERMEKGYFAKRRFG
- a CDS encoding cation:proton antiporter regulatory subunit, which codes for MNIRESELPGIGYKFEIITKNQDKLVIVIHDDGRREIYHFDADDYDEVVSSSTFNDSESRQIAGILGGMAYKPKDLETIDFAFDDVIIEWYKVEPNAPAVNKTIGEIDIRNNFGVTVIAIKKKKTKKSHNPGPDTVIEVGDTLVISGERSQLKELISKLLSNKERMI
- a CDS encoding GNAT family N-acetyltransferase, with the translated sequence MKVYQVPAQADDELQKKIADLLMQQMTRTHTEETYQTLLNGIQQSLQEGSLSKIVVAEEHSTVLGLAFFNIGISLKKGGKYIWLNDLFVHKEHRNRGIAKKILLHVIRWAENEGLKGIELQTGINNSVTKHLYNSLGFHDIISKRYGFTF
- a CDS encoding cation:proton antiporter, giving the protein MDHLVFEVGTALIIVAIGSIIANKLKFSIIPFLIILGMMVGPHAPEIGIIDLTFIGSNDFIQFMGRIGVLFLLFYLGLEFSVGKLMKSGRDIVVGGSIYVAMNFALGLLYGFVAGMPWMETLIIAGLLSVSSSAIVAKVLVDLKRTANPETELILGIILFDDIFLALFLTTMSGVLLAGSTSALGIITSVLISVGYMLLFFIIARKGAPLLNKWLNIKSDEIFIIVIFAILFFVSGFSETLHVAEAIGALLLGLVFSETKHRDRIEHLVVPFRNFFGAIFFFSFGLSIDPSTLTNAIWLALGAAIITIVGNFVAGMISGRKAGLSHKASSSIGLTIMARGEFSIIVADLGVTAGLNPILTPFTALYVLILAIIGPLMTKESKNIYGGLNKIFKWSKAPEKKKIELPGE
- a CDS encoding zinc-dependent alcohol dehydrogenase, producing the protein MKAVTYQGSKNVQVKEVKDPKIKNGDDIIIKITSSAICGSDLHLIHQMIPNMPTDYVIGHEPMGVVEEVGPEVTKLKKGDRVIIPFNVSCGHCWYCNHDITSQCDNSNPHGEMGGFFGYSETTGGFAGGQAEYMRVPYGNFTPFKIPENCEVEDEKLVLLADAASTAYWSVDHSGVKAGDTVIVLGCGPVGLLAQKFAWFKGAERVIAVDYLNYRLEHAKRTNKVETVNFEEHENVGEYLREITQGGADIVIDCSGMSGKMTPLEYLASGMKLHGGAMGGLVIASQAVRKAGTIQITGVYGGRYNGFPLGDIFQRNVDIKTGQAPVIPYMPFLYNLISEGKVDIGDVITHVLPLDQAKHGYEVFDTRTDNCIKVILKP
- a CDS encoding VOC family protein — protein: MIEGLYEAHLPVSNLKRSIEFYKGLGLEFSHNHEDRLAFLWIEKNKSWLGLWETDKVELEYHPSIRHIAFQVSLEGLRHSVSWLNERGYKPREAFGFKPVEPFVMAHSGMAHAKIHFNDPDGNSLEFICKIDNPKNITNRMYLSEWEQLNQDN
- a CDS encoding tyrosine-type recombinase/integrase, coding for MEYVEALRDIKQINSIKRYLKRHSERDYVLFVFGINTGLKITEILDIKVGDVLEEEGHVGDFFHIPCKDSRITREIYLNHNVKKDILHYIKATHLKRDNYLFQSTKTEKPITRQQAYRVISHAAKVVGIQGKIGTNSLRKTFGFHAYKRGVSISLLKEYFNHSTPSETLKYLGISKHEKIKTVIDVNL
- a CDS encoding DinB family protein; translated protein: MNRIIGLKQFELTRGSLIKFMQTLDSETADKQPEGFNNTIRWHIGHVLSAAELFMFGKEFKHLPSEYPSLFGNGTKPSEWNTEGPSLEELMSQLQEQAQRIKVIPEESFEKKLSEPFLGLETVGELYGMMLYHEADHIGQIKAMKRIVEAKKVTE